Below is a genomic region from Pseudomonadota bacterium.
GGACCAGCGAACAGCCGCGGAGCACAACTTCAGGCTCGAGAGCCAGCTCGCCCTGCCTTCACCGCCACCTTCGTATCGTTAGGGCCTAGAGCGCCACCCTAGTGAACTTGTGATTCGTGGTACTAGTCTCGAGTTTGGCGGTTTTGGGTCAGTGGACGACCTGACGTCGTTCGGGCGGGGGGTCACGTGCTCGGGCCCAGCGGTTCCCCCCGAACTCGCGCTTTGAGCGAGCTAAGATACAGGAATCGACTCACAGATCGAGACTTCGCACAGCGTCCGTTCACGCTCAAACACAGGACCCCCCGCAGGGCCCTGCGCGCGCAACCCCCCGCCCGAACGACTTGCGTGGTGGCGGATTCAGCCAGCGTCCCGAGCGGCGGGCTAGCCGTAGCCGGCAATATCGAGCAGTGGAGCGAGCGACTTTTGATCGAGGGGGCCTTTGTCTGCCTGATCAGAAACCCACAAGGTCCAGCTTTGGCGCCGTAGATGCGCCAACATGTCGGCGAAGCTCGGGTTGTGTTTGGAGCGCTGCCACGGAGCGGCGCGCATGGGAAGCCGGACCCGGCGGCGCGCCCACGTCAGATACCAGCATGTGACGAGCGAATAGAGCCACAGTGCCATCGGAGCGGTACGCTGCACGGCGTGTTCGGTGCGGTTTTTGGGGCTCTTCGAAGCCCAGCCGGCTCTTGGCCCAGCCGAAGGTCTCCTCAAGCGACCAACGCCGGCAGTACAGCTCGATGAGGAGTTCGGCCCGCAACGACAGGTCCGTGCTGACAAGCACGTCGTCGCGGCTATGTCCAGGCCAGCCCCGGATCATCACGATGCGCAGTTTGCGCTCGCGCCCGACGATATACCACAGCGCATCGAAAACCTGGACCTGAAGCTTGGTGCTACGACCATACACCTGCGTTTCGACGCTACGCCAGCGCCGGTGCAGCCGTTCTTTGGGCGAGGCCAACCTCTGCCCCCGCACCCGCGGTCGACCCATCCCCCGATATCGTGGCGGCGGCGCATACAGCGCCGCGTCAAGCCGCCCGCGGCCCACCAGATGAAACCGCTCAGGCAGCGTGCGCACCACCGAGCGATTGACGTAGGCATTGTCGGCGACCACCACGAAATGCCGTGTCGCAAAGGCTTTCGATACCACCTCGAGCATCTGCGCACCCAGCTCCGTCTTTTTCCAATGTCGCCTTCCCGCTCGCCTATTGACCTTCTCCGTACGGTACAGCCGCATCAGCACCGGGAGCGAGTAGCACTTGCCCCACGGCGCGCTCACTACCACGGCCAGCACCACCCAGGTGTGACCGAAGTGCCAGAACGGGCGAGTCGCGGTGGACAACAGCGGGTCGCGATGCATCCCGGCCGACGCGATACGCTTGCCTGTGTGCCGCGCCAACGTGTCGTCCAGGCTCAGTACGACGGTCTCGTTTGCGGACAGCAGCCTCAGCACCCAACGTGCCAGCACCAATCCCACCTGGTCTGGATGCCACGCTCCCCGGCTGAAAAATCGATGGTAGCCACTGTGCTCCCTGTACCCGACCACCCCGGCCGCTCGCATCACACCGGTCACCGTGTGCTTACCTGTACACAGCACCCAACCCCTGACCAAGGTAACAAAGCGCTGAAAACTTGGTGCCGTGAAGCAACCCTGAAACAAGCCCAAGCACATGGTAAAGCTTTCCGGTAGCATCGCTGTTCGCCTCCTGCTGAGACCCGAGCCTTGCCATGAGCCGACCCGCAAGTCCCAAACGTCCCGCCATCATACGGGTGCAAACCCAACAGCGGGCTTCAGAAATGATGCAGCTGTGCGATGAACATGGCGTCAAGGTCATCGTGGGCATCGAGCCGGACAAACCCGAAGACATCAGCGATGTGACGCGGCTGCTGCACCCGTTCCAACCTGTCAGACGAGCTAGCCACATCGGACGCAACGAGTCCTGCCCCTGCGGCAGTGGCAGGAAGTTCAAGAAATGCTGCCTCCGAAACACCGCCAATCCGCCAGGCTAGAGCCCGCATCCCTCCCAACTCGAGTTGCTAGCCTCCGTCACAGCGCACGCACACACCCAAGGCCGGCCACTACGTCAGTCGGGGGGCCGGGGGTCTCGCGCGCAGAGCGTGCGGGGGGTCCTGTGTCTGAGCGCAAACGCACGTTCCAGCGCCAGCTCTCATCGCTAAGCCGCCTCCAGATTGCTTCCACCTTCCACGCGCGAGTTCGGGGGGACCCGCGCGCCGAGCACGAGACCCCCGGCCACACGACGCCCAGCGGAGCAACCCAAAACCGCCAAACCCGAGCCTAGTACGACCGCCAGCCCTCGGCGCCAATCGATCACAATCCCTGGCAAGCGGTACCAGCTGGTGCCCAGGTGGTGCCGTCCGTATTGACCGCCCCTGCCTCGATTTGGCACCCTCCACATCGCACATGCCTTATGAGGCCACCATGCGCGTATCGCTGCCCGCAGCTTGCTTGGTTGCAAGCTGCGCTCTGTTTGGCTGTGACGGCCTGGCGAAACTGACCGGCGGGTCCGGAGCTTCGAGCGCCCAAAGCGCTGCTCCCCCGCCCCTGCCTGCCGGCTCGACGTGCCGGGACAGCGATCACTGCCCTCGAGACCAAGCTTGCGTGGAACACCGCTGCCGATATCGAGTCAGCAGCGTCACCGGCGAGTACCTCGCCGTGGTTGGGCGCGGCCTGTATGAGGCTCAGGACCTGGACGAGGCGGCGCGAACATATCAGGCAGCAGTAGCAGCGTTCGTGCGCGCAGATGCACCCACACCTCCTTCCATCCAGTGCGAAGCGGCTGCCGCCATCCTGGGCGCCGCACGCACTCCGGAAGCACGCGAGAGCGCCGCTCGAGCGGCCGATCGTTGCTTTCGGGCGTCACTCCCAGGTGCGCCTGAACGCAAGCAGGTCATGCAGCTAGTAGCAAAGCTCCGCTTCGATGGTCTCGATGCGACCAAGTTCGACGCGGAGCAGCCCGCACCGCGCTTCTTCACGGCGACGCCTTCGCGGCCAAGTACCGACTCGGTCGAGGTCGCGATCGACATGCCTAGCCACGACTACCCAGGCTATGCGGAAATCCAAGGCAGCTTGCGCGGCGCTGAGGTGACCCGCGCAGTGGCCGACTGCTTTACCAAGGAGTGGCAGAAAAAGCACATGAAGCAGCTGGACACGTCCTTCACGGTCAAGTACCGGAGCAGAATGCGCGACATGGGCGACTACGACGTGTACGTGCCTAGCATCGAGGTGATCGGTGTTGGCGATGCAAGCGGTTTCGATGGTTGCGTCGCTCAGGCGGTCACGGCCGGGCTGGGCTCGCCGCCAAAGCTGCGACGCAGCACATCGTGGGAGCAGCCGGTGAGCCTGGCCGCACGCCTCCCATAATCTCTAGTGTCCTTACTCGCGGGCAACGGAGTTGGTCTTGCAATCGCTTTGGGGCTGGTCCAGGGCGCGACCGAGTTCCTGCCCGTCTCGAGCAGCGGACATCTCGTGGTGATGTCGATGCTATGGGATGCACCAACGCCCTCGCTGGCGCTGATGGTGCTGCTGCACGCGGCTACGTTGCTGTCGACGCTGCTGGTCTTCGGCAGGGATATCGGGTCCATCGTGTTGTGCGCAGCGCGGGGACTCCGATCGCCCTCGCTGCTGCGGGACAGCGACGAAGGTCGATTCATGCTGGGCCTCGGCGCCGCGACGTTGGCGACCGCCGTGGTAGGACTCACGCTTGAGCCATGGGTGCAGCAGTGGTCGTCGTTACGCTGGCTCGTCGGCCTGTGCTTTCTTGGCTCTGCCGTGGCGCTGGTTATGACCCGTCGCCACCACGGGTTGGGCGACCACCTGTCGCTGCGGGCTGCCGTGCTGGTGGGCGCGGCCCAGGGTTTGGCTGCGCTGCCCGGGCTTAGCCGCAGCGGCGTGACCATGGCTGTCGCCATGTGGCTGGGGCTCAACCCTGCTGCTGCCTTTCGCTACTCCTTTCTCCTGTCGGTCCCCGTGATCGCGGGTGCCAGCGTGCTCGAGCTGGGCAAGCCCGAGAACTTCAGTGCGCTCGGAACCGATGCCTTTGTGGGTGGCGCGACGGCGCTGGTCGTAGGCTACGCCGCGCTGCTCGCCCTGCGGGCGCTCGTCGGTCGTGGCCAGTTGTGGACCTTCGCAACCTACCTGGTTCCCCTGGGAACGGCCCTGCTGATCGCCGATCTTGTGGGACACGTAACGAACTAGTACAACCTCGGCACCTGATTGAGGTCTCACACCACCACACGCTACGAAACAGAGAGCTCTGGGACACGCAGCCGAGAGTTCCGGCAGCCGGTGGCATGGTGGATGCTGTGGAACCCTCGGTCGCGCGCGCGTCATGTCCAATACCTACGCTGTGATCATGGCGGGCGGTTCGGGAACCCGGTTTTGGCCGCTCTCCAGGA
It encodes:
- a CDS encoding transposase; translation: MLPESFTMCLGLFQGCFTAPSFQRFVTLVRGWVLCTGKHTVTGVMRAAGVVGYREHSGYHRFFSRGAWHPDQVGLVLARWVLRLLSANETVVLSLDDTLARHTGKRIASAGMHRDPLLSTATRPFWHFGHTWVVLAVVVSAPWGKCYSLPVLMRLYRTEKVNRRAGRRHWKKTELGAQMLEVVSKAFATRHFVVVADNAYVNRSVVRTLPERFHLVGRGRLDAALYAPPPRYRGMGRPRVRGQRLASPKERLHRRWRSVETQVYGRSTKLQVQVFDALWYIVGRERKLRIVMIRGWPGHSRDDVLVSTDLSLRAELLIELYCRRWSLEETFGWAKSRLGFEEPQKPHRTRRAAYRSDGTVALFARHMLVSDVGAPPGPASHARRSVAALQTQPELRRHVGASTAPKLDLVGF
- a CDS encoding undecaprenyl-diphosphate phosphatase: MSLLAGNGVGLAIALGLVQGATEFLPVSSSGHLVVMSMLWDAPTPSLALMVLLHAATLLSTLLVFGRDIGSIVLCAARGLRSPSLLRDSDEGRFMLGLGAATLATAVVGLTLEPWVQQWSSLRWLVGLCFLGSAVALVMTRRHHGLGDHLSLRAAVLVGAAQGLAALPGLSRSGVTMAVAMWLGLNPAAAFRYSFLLSVPVIAGASVLELGKPENFSALGTDAFVGGATALVVGYAALLALRALVGRGQLWTFATYLVPLGTALLIADLVGHVTN
- a CDS encoding SEC-C domain-containing protein; its protein translation is MSRPASPKRPAIIRVQTQQRASEMMQLCDEHGVKVIVGIEPDKPEDISDVTRLLHPFQPVRRASHIGRNESCPCGSGRKFKKCCLRNTANPPG